The following nucleotide sequence is from Merismopedia glauca CCAP 1448/3.
CGCTCTCTGAGCTTCTTAGTGTAGTGAATTGAGGCTTTATCTAAAACTAAGACGGTTTCTTGAGTTAAAGAATCAGGGGAACCAGCTACAGTGGATAGGTTGACCCCAGAGCAAAAGCTGTACTATAGTTCCACCACAGTATATGCTATATGCTCATATGTCGGTAGTGCCAGAGCGCCCAGAGCATCAAGAGCGCCAGTTACAGGAAATGGAGAGGGATTAGAAACTAACCTTCAAAAAATGCCATTGGCTCGGTCAGAGCTTCTGCGACTAAAAATAGTTGCATAATTAGGCTTCAAACTACGATAATAGAAGTAGTCAACGGGTAAATCCTCATGACCCGCAGAGAAAAATTAATTCAGCGTTTTCTGACTTTGCCCAAAGATTTTACGTGGTCAGAGTTGGTTAAGCTGCTAGTGGGATTGGGATTTGAGCTAGTCAGTACTGGAAAAACAGGTGGTTCGAGGCGACGTTTTGTGAACGATTCTGGAGTGATCATTAGTTTGCACGAACCTCATCCCCAGAATATCTTGAAGCGATACCAACTTGAGCAAATTATCGCTATTCTTCAGCAAGAGGGACTGTTATGAATGACATGATGGAATATAAAGATTATTTAGGCTCAATTCAATACAGTCAGTCAGATGGAATTTTATATGGAAAAGTGGAGTACATTCGTAGTTTAATTAGTTTTGAAGCCGAAGATATTGCGACTTTGAAGGCAAGTTTTCAAGAAGCTATTGATGATTATTTAAACCTGTGTCAAGAGCGGGGAATAGAACCTGAAAAACCATTTAAAGGTAGTTTTAATGTCCGAGTAGGTACTCAACTTCATCGACAAGCTATCTTGTTTTCTCAGCAA
It contains:
- a CDS encoding type II toxin-antitoxin system HicA family toxin, whose protein sequence is MTRREKLIQRFLTLPKDFTWSELVKLLVGLGFELVSTGKTGGSRRRFVNDSGVIISLHEPHPQNILKRYQLEQIIAILQQEGLL
- a CDS encoding type II toxin-antitoxin system HicB family antitoxin, yielding MNDMMEYKDYLGSIQYSQSDGILYGKVEYIRSLISFEAEDIATLKASFQEAIDDYLNLCQERGIEPEKPFKGSFNVRVGTQLHRQAILFSQQKGLNLNQLVTKALESYLGQEARNHQ